In Metarhizium brunneum chromosome 3, complete sequence, a genomic segment contains:
- the easC_2 gene encoding Catalase easC, which produces MAHNSSTETKGSHDATLKDNRGPQSSPGLNYDVLDKLAQFNREKIPERAVHARGAGAYGEFEVTDDISDICDIDMLLGVGKKTPCVVRFSTTALERGSAEAVRDVKGLAVKFFTQQGNWDWVCLNIPMFFIRDPIKFPDLVHAQRPDPKTNLTNPSNWWEFVCNNHETLHMVMFQFSDFGTMFDYRSMSGYVGHAYKWVKPDGSWKYVHWFLSSDQGPNFEQGSQTKELAPNDQESATRDLNESLERGECPSWTANVQVIDPEDAHKLGFNILDVTKHWNLGNYPPDIPVIPSRRFGKLTLKKGPKDYFQEIEQLAFSPSHLVPGVEPSEDPMLQARLFAYPDAQRHRLGPHNLEIPANQPRQNVEDNKAKDSVRPEPKSQEHSAWVSETTSSEWSQPNELDYKFPREFWKSLPVLRDDEFQNNVVVNIAESVSRTPSALRRKVYRTLGLVASDLADRVEKMTEELVMEAEKKAKL; this is translated from the exons ATGGCTCACAACTCTTCTACTGAGACCAAAGGGTCTCACGACGCGACTCTCAAGGACAATCGAGGTCCTCAAAGTAGCCCGGGTCTGAATTATGATGTACTCGATAAGCTGGCGCAATTCAATCGCGAAAAGATTCCCGAAAGAGCAGTCCATGCGCGAGGCGCGGGCGCGTATGGAGAGTTTGAG GTCACAGATGACATTTCCGACATTTGCGACATCGACATGCTGCTTGGGGTCGGCAAGAAGACGCCGTGTGTTGTTCGCTTCTCAACAACGGCTCTGGAACGCGGCTCTGCAGAGGCAGTGAGAGACGTCAAAGGACTGGCCGTCAAGTTCTTCACGCAGCAAGGAAACTGGGATTGGGTTTGCTTGAACATCCCCATGTTTTTTATTCGCGACCCAATCAAGTTTCCCGACCTCGTCCACGCGCAACGACCTGACCCCAAGACGAACCTCACAAACCCGAGCAACTGGTGGGAATTCGTATGCAACAATCATGAGACTCTGCACATGGTCATGTTCCAGTTCAGCGACTTTGGAACCATGTTCGACTACCGCAGCATGAGCGGCTACGTGGGCCACGCATACAAATGGGTCAAACCAGACGGTTCATGGAAATACGTCCACTGGTTCCTGTCATCCGACCAGGGTCCCAATTTCGAGCAGGGCAGCCAGACCAAAGAACTGGCTCCCAACGACCAAGAAAGCGCGACAAGAGATCTGAATGAGAGCCTTGAACGGGGCGAATGTCCTAGCTGGACGGCCAACGTACAGGTCATTGACCCCGAAGATGCCCACAAGTTGGGTTTCAACATTCTTGATGTGACAAAGCACTGGAACCTGGGCAACTACCCGCCCGACATCCCTGTCATTCCGTCAAGGCGTTTCGGCAAGTTGACGTTGAAGAAGGGTCCAAAGGACTACTTCCAGGAGATTGAGCAGCTAGCGTTTTCACCCTCACACCTCGTTCCTGGCGTCGAGCCCTCAGAGGATCCCATGCTGCAGGCACGTCTTTTCGCCTACCCGGACGCGCAGAGACATCGACTGGGTCCGCATAACCTCGAGATACCAGCGAATCAGCCCAGACAAAATGTCGAGGAtaacaaggccaaggactcGGTGCGTCCGGAACCGAAGAGCCAGGAACACTCGGCATGGGTTTCTGAAACGACCTCGAGCGAATGGTCGCAGCCAAATGAGCTAGACTATAAGTTTCCCAGAGAATTCTGGAAGTCCCTGCCCGTCTTGCGAGACGACGAGTTCCAGAATAATGTGGTTGTGAACATTGCTGAGTCTGTGTCGCGGACTCCTAGTGCTCTGCGACGGAAAGTATACCGTACCCTGGGCTTAGTTGCCTCGGACCTGGCGGATAGGGTGGAAAAAATGACGGAAGAGTTGGTGATGGAAGCTGAAAAGAAGGCGAAATTGTAG
- the cloA gene encoding Cytochrome P450 monooxygenase cloA, protein MENNDTTSFTLSISERGQIWQWLPQPLQASWTLIIFTAFAAVLLPAVTTGVYRLYFHPLRNIPGPKLAALTNFYAFYWNWIRDEGYSKRFGALHKYYSKIRYSSQLPVPRILNASDSPIIRIGPNSVHTNQPENFDAIFKVGSKWRKSDSFYKYFNGLDAMIDPAQYRTYRSHLAPLYAQRAINDLAPKLHKDLLSSAAKMEGHIKTGEAVNMVKVLRTLSTSMILHNLYSHDISLIEYDGYHPFLEAFEQLMTQSWLFVSYPLPAMLLGLIPGTSFAKFNASFTTFMKYCKDWNDEDMRIQKLAEDQELRDSHMKRYLAMDGNDSAKDKVVPNPLEDIFNFVAGGSDTTSYTLACAFFYILSSPEIYAKLVKELDENAPFIRDMFDYIRIQNLSYLNAVIKETLRISVPVPGCLPRIVPEGGTTLGSVYLPAGTAVSISQQSISFHEKIFPSPEKFIPERWLGNEAQRLDKWNVAFSRGPRQCIGTSLAYLELRCVLAYFLSRFEMALTGNCGDRLRWVDRFVAVNLDDVEIKLLRDRWN, encoded by the exons ATGGAGAACAACGATACGACATCATTTACCCTCTCCATCAGCGAGAGAGGCCAGATATGGCAGTGGTTGCCTCAGCCTCTACAAGCCTCATGGACTTTGATCATATTCACAGCATTTGCCGCTGTGCTCCTCCCTGCCGTTACCACCGGCGTCTATAGATTATATTTCCACCCTCTTCGAAATATTCCCGGGCCCAAACTCGCAGCCTTGACGAACTTTTATGCCTTCTACTGGAACTGGATACGAGATGAAGGATACTCCAAGCGCTTTGGCGCTTTACACAAATATTACAGTAAGATTCGCTATTCCAGCCAACTGCCCGTTCCACGCATACTTAACGCATCAGATTCTCCCATTATTCGTATTGGTCCAAACTCTGTGCACACGAACCAGCCAGAGAATTTCGATGC AATATTTAAAGTTGGGTCAAAATGGAGAAAGAGTGACTCATTTTACAAGTACTTCAATGGTTTGGACGCCATGATTGATCCAGCACAGTATCGCACCTATCGCTCGCATCTGGCGCCATTATATGCACAACGAGCAATTAACGACTTGGCACCAAAGCTTCACAAAGACCTGCTGTCTTCTGCTGCCAAAATGGAGGGACACATCAAAACTGGCGAGGCAGTAAACATGGTAAAAGTCTTGCGAACATTGAGC ACTTCCATGATTCTCCACAATCTCTATTCACATGACATCTCACTCATCGAATATGACGGATACCATCCGTTTTTGGAAGCATTCGAGCAGCTCATGACGCAAAGCTGGCTGT TTGTCAGCTATCCTCTGCCAGCCATGTTATTGGGTCTCATCCCCGGGACAAGTTTTGCAAAGTTCAATGCCTCATTCACGACTTTTATGAAG TATTGTAAAGACTGGAACGACGAAGACATGCGCATACAAAAGTTGGCAGAAGACCAGGAATTGCGCGATTCTCACATGAAGCGCTATCTTGCCATGGATGGCAATGATTCGGCAAAGGACAAGGTTGTACCGAATCCTTTGGAGGACATTTTTAATTTTGTTGCAGGCGGTAGCGACACGACTTCGTATACGCTCGCTTGTGCGTTCTTCTACATCCTCTCGTCGCCGGAGATTTACGCCAAGCTCGTGAAGGAGTTGGATGAAAATGCCCCATTTATAAGGGACATGTTTGATTACATCAGGATTCAAAATCTTTCGTATCTG AACGCTGTCATTAAGGAGACTCTTCGTATTTCTGTTCCAGTTCCAGGTTGTTTGCCCCGAATTGTGCCGGAGGGTGGGACGACCTTGGGTTCCGTTTACCTTCCTGCTGGA ACAGCTGTTTCAATATCTCAGCAATCCATCAGCTTTCACGAGAAAATTTTTCCCTCCCCAGAAAAGTTTATCCCCGAACGATGGCTCGGAAATGAAGCACAGCGACTGGATAAGTGGAATGTTGCCTTTAGCAGAGGTCCCCGCCAATGCATCGGTACAAG TCTGGCATATCTCGAGCTGCGCTGTGTTCTCGCTTACTTCCTTTCTCGCTTCGAAATGGCGCTGACGGGCAACTGCGGCGATCGTCTTCGCTGGGTTGATCGCTTCGTCGCCGTGAACCTTGACGATGTGGAGATCAAGTTGCTTCGGGATCGGTGGAACTAA
- the easE gene encoding FAD-linked oxidoreductase easE produces the protein MGAGIMHWEVYSDGAKNGYTIVGGECPTVGAVGGFLQGGGVSSFHSFTKGLAVDNVLEYQVVTANGELIAANENQNRDLFWALKGGGGGTFGVVAQATVRVYPDDPITVAAISISTSLTNSLFWTEGVSELLRLLSIFNQQGFPGQIVVMGPNQGSLQATLEFHFPNTTDESYVNGLLNSQMRPLWDHKISTNLSIRVQKKASSEVRLGPDTYPPQYGIVQGSVLISAALFNSADGSPLIARNFSNLNLGPNDILFTSNLGGRVMDNSDIDIPLHPSWRSAAQLVTLVRAVEPSNKGRLSALETLHSHDMPILYSLEPKNKVSYRNLGDPSENEFQSRYWGSNYKRLASIKERWDPDELFTTRLGVGSEEWDTEGICRKSIGLVARVSELLRLSSR, from the exons ATGGGTGCTGGAATCATGCATTGGGAAGTGTACAGCGACGGCGCGAAGAACGGCTACACCATTGTTGGAGGCGAGTGTCCAACTGTGGGCGCGGTGGGCGGATTCctgcaaggcggcggcgtctCGAGCTTCCACAGCTTCACAAAAGGCCTTGCAGTAGACAACGTCTTGGAATATCAAGTGGTGACTGCCAAT GGTGAACTCATCGCAGCAAACGAAAATCAGAATCGAGACTTATTCTGGGCTTTgaaaggaggaggaggtggtaCCTTTGGGGTTGTTGCTCAAGCCACAGTTCGCGTGTATCCTGATGATCCTATCACAGTCGCCGCCATAAGCATATCGACGTCTCTCACAAACAGCCTATTTTGGACTGAAGGAGTCAGTGAGCTTCTACGTCTCTTGAGCATTTTCAATCAGCAGGGATTTCCGGGTCAGATCGTCGTCATGGGTCCAAACCAAGGTTCTCTGCAGGCCACGTTGGAATTCCACTTTCCGAACACGACCGACGAATCATACGTAAATGGATTGCTCAATTCACAAATGAGGCCTCTGTGGGATCATAAAATTTCGACAAACTTGTCTATCAGGGTGCAGAAAAAGGCAAGTTCCGAGGTTCGACTTGGTCCAGATACTTATCCACCGCAGTACGGGATTGTACAAGGATCTGTCCTGATCTCTGCCGCACTTTTCAATTCTGCGGATGGTTCCCCTCTGATTGCAAGGAACTTTTCCAACTTAAACCTGGGACCGAATGATATTCTTTTCACTAGTAATCTTGGTGGTCGTGTCATGGATAACAGCGATATTGATATCCCCCTCCATCCATCTTGGCGCTCTGCAGCCCAGTTGGTCACTTTGGTACGCGCAGTCGAACCGTCAAATAAGGGGAGGCTGTCCGCTTTAGAAACACTTCACTCACATGATATGCCAATTTTGTACTCACTAGAGCCGAAAAATAAGGTATCGTATCGTAATTTGGGTGATCCCTCCGAGAACGAGTTTCAGAGTAGATACTGGGGGTCAAACTACAAGCGTCTCGCCTCCATTAAAGAAAGATGGGACCCGGACGAATTATTCACCACTAGACTCGGGGTAGGAAGCGAAGAGTGGGATACTGAAGGGATATGCAGAAAGTCTATTGGCCTTGTGGCTCGAGTTAGTGAGCTGCTCCGACTCTCGAGTAGATAG
- the easD gene encoding Chanoclavine-I dehydrogenase easD, which produces MASLTAKIFAVTGGASGIGAATCRLLAERGAGVICVADVSSANFGSLQKSITEINSLTLVQCTVLDVTSSEAVNQWLRDIVSSHGNLHGAANIAGVAQGAGLRTTPTILAETDADWSRILKVNLDGVFYCTRAQVRAMTDLPKGNRSIVNVASIAAFSHMPDVYAYSTSKQACVHFTACVAADVFPLGIRVNCVSPGITNTPLLPQFEPNAKSLDEIQALYASQGLTMCGADEVARTIVWLLSEDSHPVYGANINVGAGVP; this is translated from the exons ATGGCATCCCTCACTGCCAAGATATTTGCCGTCACAGGTGGCGCCTCCGGCATTGGTGCCGCGACCTGTCGATTGCTGGCCGAACGCGGAGCTGGCGTTATCTGCGTCGCCGATGTGTCCAGCGCCAACTTTGGCTCTCTGCAGAAGTCCATTACAGAAATCAACTCACTCACTTTGGTCCAATGCACAGTACTGGATGTCACCTCTTCGGAAGCTGTCAACCAGTGGCTGAGAGACATTGTCTCGTCCCATGGAAACCTGCATGGCGCTGCGAATATTGCTGGTGTCGCACAGGGGGCGGGCTTGCGCACGACGCCAACCATCCTCGCAGAGACAGATGCAGATTGGAGTCGCATTCTCAAAGTAaacctcgacggcgtctTTTACTGCACGCGCGCCCAAGTCCGGGCAATGACGGACTTGCCGAAAGGGAACCGCAGCATCGTCAACGTGGCCAGTATCGCGGCCTTTTCTCACATGCCCGACGTCTATGCCTACAGCACATCCAAGCAGGCATGTGTGCATTTCACTGCATGCGTCGCTGCTGATGTGTTTCCGCTGGGCATTCGGGTGAATTGTGTCTCGCCAG GAATCACAAACACGCCGCTATTGCCCCAGTTCGAGCCTAATGCAAAGTCCCTGGATGAGATCCAGGCCTTGTACGCCAGCCAAGGCCTTACAATGTGTGGAGCTGATGAAGTGGCGCGTACGATTGTGTGGTTGCTCAGCGAAGACTCTCACCCGGTCTATGGAGCCAACATCAATGTCGGGGCAGGCGTCCCGTAG
- the lpsB gene encoding D-lysergyl-peptide-synthetase subunit 2 gives MFGIVIIFEFKENIASVTIRYQTSLLQENQAISVMNALGQAISEIINQKHQIDDISLLSATEKSQIYSWNANLAHHPGYRVDELISERCQLNPSALAVSAWDGELSYKELDEASSRLAQRLTALGICPEIFVPVCFEKSRWTIVAMLGVMKAGGAFVLLDPSHPHKRLLDICNKVSAKLIVCSTHHAKLAASLAPFIVELGDNDAERNWHTEDIQRPDALVTPGTALYSVFTSGSTGTPKGVVSEHSSFLAAMPTYIKSLGLNQESRVFQFASYAFDVTIFDTLMTLTVGGCVCVPSDTERSNDLANAIQHFRATHLSLTPTVARILDPQDFPTLQTLTLGGEKLVTSEFSKWVNHVRVVHLYGATECSMMSIHCITGTSSNLQTINHDTGSACWVVDPRSHERLQAIGAIGELVIEGEIVGRGYLDDAAQTAETFIQPPDWLRELRGNNCNKSVKIYKSGDLVRYAANGSLEFICRKNTQVKLRGQRIELGEVEHHLKLAFPRARFVVAELVTMPDSSRPPMLMAFVRPEDDSSSDSITGGRGSTSTAIFAEPTDEFRSLVPATLSKLQNCLPSYMVPSAIIPLAVIPLTGTDKVNRRLLRQLAAELPREQLERYQPTVRSYRAPTTNAEKTLRKYFGEVLSLPLEQVWADDNFFSLGGDSLTAMKLVSMARKDNYKLIVQNVFKSPQLSDLAGLIQDKKSEDDEKPGPFVLVDKKQDVIRAAAQQCHLPRRAIEDIYPCTSLQKGLISETMRDPSAFIARLELPLRSHIDISRLEQAWTAVAKANPILRTRMILSASHGLLQAVVRDNIPWTVSDNAECEDLVVDIGKPLVQLVLCRPAPKGQSQTKLILMMHHSIYDGYTLPLIIKQLRTAYEGGLLDPRPVSPFIRYLASLPNCADYWIPILKDLETPAFPALPSNAYHPLPNSTAVYATPVSRPSANQYTSNTYVRLAWAMTQSHHQKISDVFFGTVVSGRNAPVDNIDLMTIPTVATIPCRVTLDTDSVVEDMLHRIQNDATEGIPYEQFGLSNISRLGECPAHACSFQTLLVMQPAAEWDTDDFLQIPKSDANYRADATYAINLFCELEAERLEVTVLYDEKVVHNLEMQQILDDFGEALRFIRQTPAGVVRDVLNVLRKSRKE, from the exons ATG TTCGGCATTGTTATCATTTTCGAATTCAAGGAAAATATCGCTAGTGTAACTATTAGGTATCAGACATCACTTCTACAGGAGAACCAAGCGATAAGTGTCATGAATGCTCTTGGCCAAGCGATAAGCGAAATCATCAACCAGAAACACCAAATTGACGACATTTCTCTCTTAAGTGCCACGGAAAAATCCCAAATTTATTCGTGGAATGCAAATCTAGCTCATCATCCGGGCTATCGCGTTGATGAGCTGATTAGTGAGCGCTGCCAACTTAATCCATCGGCGTTGGCAGTGTCCGCGTGGGACGGCGAACTTAGCTATAAAGAGTTGGATGAGGCATCCTCCCGCCTAGCTCAACGTCTGACAGCACTCGGTATTTGCCCAGAGATATTTGTACCTGTTTGTTTCGAGAAGTCCCGATGGACTATTGTCGCCATGCTTGGGGTGATGAAAGCTGGCGGCGCGTTTGTACTACTCGATCCATCACATCCTCATAAGAGACTCCTCGACATCTGCAACAAAGTGTCGGCCAAGCTCATCGTTTGTTCAACTCATCATGCCAAATTAGCGGCGAGTCTGGCGCCTTTCATTGTCGAACTGGGAGACAACGATGCAGAAAGGAACTGGCATACGGAAGACATCCAGAGACCGGACGCTTTGGTGACTCCCGGAACGGCTCTGTATTCTGTATTTACGTCAGGTTCGACTGGGACGCCAAAAGGCGTGGTCAGCGAGCACTCATCGTTCCTTGCAGCTATGCCGACATACATCAAATCTCTCGGACTTAATCAGGAATCACGGGTTTTTCAATTCGCGTCCTATGCATTCGACGTCACAATCTTTGACACTCTTATGACTCTGACTGTTGGTGGGTGTGTATGCGTGCCCTCGGATACTGAGAGATCCAACGATTTGGCAAATGCAATCCAGCACTTTCGAGCCACCCATCTGAGTCTGACTCCAACGGTTGCACGGATATTAGATCCTCAAGATTTTCCAACACTGCAAACTCTAACTCTCGGGGGTGAGAAATTGGTGACAAGCGAATTTTCTAAGTGGGTAAACCATGTTCGTGTGGTTCATCTTTATGGAGCGACTGAGTGTTCTATGATGTCAATCCACTGCATCACAGGAACTTCGTCCAATCTCCAGACGATAAATCACGACACCGGAAGTGCTTGCTGGGTGGTTGACCCGAGAAGCCATGAAAGACTACAGGCCATCGGCGCGATTGGAGAATTGGTGATTGAAGGAGAAATCGTGGGACGCGGCTATCTAGATGATGCCGCACAAACAGCAGAGACGTTCATTCAGCCTCCAGATTGGCTGCGGGAGCTGCGCGGAAACAACTGCAACAAGAGCGTCAAAATATACAAAAGCGGTGATCTGGTTCGTTACGCTGCCAATGGATCGCTTGAATTCATCTGCCGTAAAAACACGCAGGTCAAGCTTCGTGGTCAGCGCATCGAACTTGGCGAGGTCGAGCACCATCTCAAGTTGGCCTTTCCAAGGGCGAGATTTGTTGTTGCAGAGCTTGTCACGATGCCCGACTCGTCGCGCCCTCCTATGTTGATGGCATTTGTGCGACCTGAAGATGATTCCAGTTCAGATAGCATAACCGGAGGCCGTGGATCAACCTCGACTGCCATATTTGCCGAACCGACTGACGAGTTTCGTTCTCTAGTTCCAGCCACACTATCAAAATTGCAGAACTGTCTACCCTCTTACATGGTCCCTTCGGCAATCATTCCTTTGGCCGTCATTCCACTAACCGGCACAGACAAAGTTAACCGCAGGCTCTTGCGACAACTCGCCGCCGAACTACCACGAGAACAACTGGAAAGATATCAACCCACTGTGCGATCCTATCGCGCTCCGACTACCAACGCCGAAAAGACTTTGCGAAAATACTTTGGCGAGGTATTAAGCCTTCCGCTGGAGCAAGTCTGGGCTGATGATAATTTCTTCTCACTTGGCGGGGATTCTCTCACGGCCATGAAACTAGTTTCAATGGCTCGAAAGGACAATTACAAACTCATAGTTCAGAACGTTTTTAAAAGTCCTCAGCTGTCTGACCTGGCGGGTTTGATCCAAGACAAGAAGAGTGAGGATGACGAAAAGCCGGGACCGTTTGTGCTGGTCGACAAGAAACAGGACGTCATCAGGGCAGCAGCTCAGCAGTGCCATCTTCCCAGGAGGGCCATTGAAGACATTTATCCGTGCACATCTCTCCAAAAAGGCCTCATCTCGGAGACTATGCGTGATCCCAGTGCGTTCATCGCCAGGCTCGAACTGCCGTTACGTTCTCACATCGATATTAGCCGGTTGGAGCAAGCATGGACTGCTGTGGCCAAAGCCAATCCTATCCTACGCACGCGGATGATCCTATCTGCCTCCCATGGCTTGTTACAAGCTGTGGTACGGGACAATATTCCGTGGACAGTATCGGACAATGCTGAGTGCGAAGACTTGgttgtcgacattggcaaaCCCCTGGTGCAACTGGTGCTTTGTCGTCCTGCGCCAAAGGGGCAAAGCCAAACAAAGCTAATCCTTATGATGCATCATTCCATCTACGACGGGTACACCTTGCCCCTGATCATCAAGCAACTGAGGACAGCTTACGAAGGTGGTTTGCTCGACCCTCGACCAGTCAGTCCATTCATTCGCTATCTGGCATCACTTCCAAATTGTGCCGACTACTGGATTCCAATACTGAAGGATCTCGAAACCCCTGCATTCCCAGCTTTGCCTTCCAACGCTTATCATCCCTTGCCAAACTCAACGGCGGTATACGCCACGCCCGTCTCTAGGCCCAGCGCAAACCAGTACACATCAAATACGTACGTGAGACTTGCATGGGCCATGACACAATCTCACCATCAAAAAATTTCCGATGTCTTCTTCGGGACCGTGGTATCCGGCAGAAATGCACCAGTTGATAACATTGACCTGATGACAATTCCAACGGTGGCAACAATTCCGTGCAGGGTAACCCTGGACACTGACAGCGTTGTGGAAGATATGCTTCACAGAATCCAGAACGACGCCACTGAGGGCATCCCATATGAGCAGTTTGGACTTTCGAATATTAGCAGATTGGGAGAATGCCCAGCCCATGCTTGTTCTTTTCAAACATTGCTGGTCATGCAGCCCGCTGCAGAGTGGGATACCGACGACTTTTTACAAATACCCAAGTCGGATGCCAATTACAGAGCTGACGCAACTTATGCCATCAACTTGTTTTGTGAACTAGAGGCGGAGAGGCTCGAGGTCACGGTGCTTTATGATGAGAAGGTGGTGCACAACCTCGAGATGCAGCAGATTTTGGACGATTTTGGGGAGGCCCTGCGCTTCATACGCCAAACCCCTGCCGGCGTCGTCAGAGACGTCCTCAATGTACTCAGAAAGAGTCGCAAGGAATGA
- the easG_0 gene encoding Agroclavine dehydrogenase, which yields MTILLTGGRGKTASHIAALLDAANLPFAIASRSCSPDSKYRQLRFDWLDDTTYENVLSPKDGMQPISAVWLVPPPIADLAPPVNAFINHARLKDVKRFVLLSASMLERGAPAMGQIHEHLASMEGIHYTVLRPTWFMENFSSPHEFQCKAIRKEDKIYSAAENGKVPFISVVDIARVAFRALKGDVEENIDPILLGPELLTYDDVAEALSKQLNRKINHVRLQESELAEKMHEYEQEGKKDSIRPCLN from the exons atgacTATTCTACTAACTGGAGGACgtggcaagacggccagTCACATTGCTGCTCTCCTCGATGCGGCCAACCTGCCTTTCGCCATAGCGTCTCGCTCCTGCAGTCCCGACTCGAAGTACCGCCAATTGCGCTTTGATTGGCTAGATGATACAACCTATGAAAATGTCCTATCTCCCAAAGATGGGATGCAGCCAATCTCAGCTGTCTGGCTTGTTCCTCCGCCGATAGCCGACTTGGCTCCGCCTGTAAACGCCTTCATCAATCATGCCCGGCTCAAAGACGTCAAGAGATTTGTGCTGCTAAGCGCAAGCATGTTGGAACGAGGCGCTCCTGCTATGGGGCAAATTCATGAGCACCTGGCTTCCATGGAGGGAATCCATTACACGGTATTAAGACCAACATGGTTCATGG AAAATTTCTCTTCTCCACACGAGTTCCAGTGCAAGGCAATTAGGAAAGAAGACAAGATTTACTCGGCAGCGGAAAATGGCAAAGTCCCGTTCATCTCCGTGGTTGACATCGCCCGAGTCGCGTTTCGTGCGCTGAAGGGAGATGTGGAAGAAAATATTGACCCTATTCTGCTCGGACCGGAACTGCTCACTTACGATGAT GTTGCCGAGGCTCTTTCGAAGCAGCTGAATAGAAAGATCAATCATGTCCGACTCCAAGAATCAGAGCTCGCCGAGAAAATGCACGAGTACG AGCAGGAGGGGAAGAAAGACTCAATAAGACCGTGCTTGAATTGA
- the easF gene encoding 4-dimethylallyltryptophan N-methyltransferase easF has product MASPRVIDIRSSHFEDLLTDQVLSGFSNDPKTLPAQLFYTNEGLEHWNHHSRQPDFYPRQQEIKILKQRGDDMARSIAENSVILDLGSANLEKVTYLLEALEAQEKNVAYFALDLSASQLASTLDSIPTDKFRHVRFTGLHGTFEDGLRWINETPEICDLPHCVLLLGLTIGNFSRQNAAAFLHNIAKNALQGKSRAQSSIVMSLDSCKVPTQVLRAYTSDGVVPFALQALTYANTLFHEKTRNGVNGWQSSCNLDPEDWYYLSQWNFAMGRHEASLIPRSKDINLGPLLNDIVVRKDEQVRFGCSYKYDASERTELFTAAGLKDETAWTGEKCDVAIYDLKLS; this is encoded by the exons ATGGCCTCTCCTCGAGTCATCGATATTCGTTCCTCTCATTTTGAAGACTTGCTTACAGACCAGGTATTGAGTGGCTTCAGCAATGACCCAAAAACTCTCCCTGCTCAACTCTTCTATACGAACGAAGGACTGGAGCACTGGAATCACCATTCTCGCCAGCCTGATTTCTATCCCCGGCAACaagaaattaaaattttaaagcAGAGAGGAGATGACATGGCAAGGTCTATTGCGGAAAATAGTGTCATTTTGGATCTCGGTAGCGC AAACCTTGAAAAGGTGACGTACCTTCTCGAAGCGCTGGAAGCTCAAGAGAAAAACGTGGCCTATTTCGCTCTCGATCTCAGCGCATCGCAGCTGGCCTCCACGCTCGATTCTATTCCCACCGACAAATTCCGCCATGTCCGCTTCACTGGACTGCATGGCACATTCGAAGACGGGCTGCGTTGGATCAATGAGACGCCTGAAATTTGCGACTTGCCACACTgcgtgctgctgctcggGCTCACGATTGGTAATTTCTCACGGCAAAATGCCGCAGCGTTCTTGCACAATATTGCCAAGAATGCTTTGCAGGGCAAATCAAGAGCGCAAAGCTCCATCGTCATGAGCCTGGACAGCTGCAAGGTGCCAACCCAGGTTTTGAGGGCTTACACAAGCGACGGGGTCGTACCGTTTGCATTGCAGGCTCTCACCTACGCGAACACGCTTTTCCACGAAAAGACTAGGAATGGAGTCAACGGCTGGCAGTCCTCTTGCAATCTGGACCCAGAGGACTGGTACTACCTCAGTCAATGGAACTTTGCCATGGGGAGACATGAGGCTTCACTGATTCCACGATCAAAAGACATTAACCTGGGACCCTTGCTGAATGACATAGTTGTCAGGAAGGACGAGCAAGTTCGTTTTGGATGTAGCTACAAGTACGATGCTTCGGAGCGTACGGAGTTGTTCACGGCGGCTGGACTGAAAGATGAGACGGCTTGGACAGGAGAGAAGTGTGATGTTGCAATTTATGACTTGAAACTAAGCTAA